From a single Alloactinosynnema sp. L-07 genomic region:
- a CDS encoding SDR family NAD(P)-dependent oxidoreductase gives MTVLVVTGGGRGIGAAVCRRAAREGFDVVVNYADDRKSAEDVAEAVRTVGQRAMTVRADVSDEDQVRDLFRQADELGSLSALVVNAGITGNTPGKLHDQSVATFRRVFDVNVTGAFLCMREAVGRLTDGGAIVAVSSTAARRGSPGEWVHYAASKSALETLAYGLAQEVADRGIRVNTVAPGLVNSDLHAAAGMPDRPQRLAWKIPLGRAGEPEEIAEGVVWLLTPAASFVTGAVLPISGGF, from the coding sequence GTGACGGTTCTGGTGGTTACTGGAGGCGGGCGAGGTATCGGCGCAGCGGTCTGTCGCCGCGCCGCGCGCGAGGGATTCGACGTCGTCGTCAACTACGCCGACGACAGGAAGTCGGCCGAGGACGTCGCGGAAGCTGTCCGGACGGTCGGCCAGCGCGCAATGACCGTGCGGGCGGATGTGTCCGACGAGGACCAGGTCCGCGACTTGTTCCGCCAGGCCGACGAACTCGGTTCTCTCTCGGCTCTGGTAGTGAACGCGGGTATCACCGGAAACACCCCCGGCAAACTCCACGACCAGAGCGTGGCGACCTTTCGCCGCGTCTTCGACGTGAACGTGACAGGCGCGTTCCTCTGTATGCGCGAGGCCGTGGGCAGATTGACCGACGGCGGAGCTATCGTGGCCGTGTCAAGCACCGCCGCACGTCGCGGATCGCCAGGCGAGTGGGTTCACTACGCGGCAAGCAAATCAGCTCTGGAAACTCTCGCTTACGGCCTGGCGCAAGAGGTCGCCGATCGGGGCATCCGTGTGAACACCGTCGCGCCGGGACTGGTCAACTCAGACCTCCACGCAGCCGCGGGCATGCCGGACCGGCCACAACGACTCGCTTGGAAGATCCCGCTTGGCCGAGCGGGTGAGCCTGAAGAAATAGCGGAAGGCGTGGTCTGGCTACTCACGCCCGCCGCGTCGTTCGTCACCGGCGCAGTATTGCCAATATCCGGGGGCTTCTGA
- the amcA gene encoding multiple cyclophane-containing RiPP AmcA has product MTVLEQLVAQPKPMKWQNLINRHTPQTGHGYPVVQDWGRKGQSHYKDGTFSKN; this is encoded by the coding sequence ATGACCGTGCTCGAACAGCTTGTGGCCCAGCCGAAACCCATGAAGTGGCAGAATCTGATCAACCGGCACACGCCTCAGACCGGCCACGGCTACCCGGTGGTGCAGGATTGGGGGAGGAAGGGGCAGAGCCACTACAAGGACGGCACGTTCTCGAAGAACTAG
- a CDS encoding TetR/AcrR family transcriptional regulator, whose amino-acid sequence MATGTRERIIDAALGLFVERGVAATPVTAIEAAAGLSAGSGGFYRHFPDKDALLAAVVERELVRVRKDPDTRQASTGGPITDGLAARLRSDLTFLADLRPLIAILMWERGRAPQVAETVQKMMMDRGVEMGVADLLFGDPTPLVAEDPAAAAAVMQSAMIGYFVAADYFGVPPAGVDARRFTDTLAKLLTRHPGRESA is encoded by the coding sequence ATGGCGACCGGGACCCGTGAGCGGATCATCGACGCCGCGCTCGGCTTGTTCGTCGAGCGCGGCGTCGCTGCTACCCCGGTCACCGCGATCGAAGCCGCGGCCGGGCTCTCGGCGGGCAGCGGCGGCTTCTACCGCCACTTCCCCGACAAGGACGCACTTCTGGCCGCCGTGGTCGAGCGCGAACTCGTCCGGGTGCGCAAAGACCCAGACACCCGGCAGGCGAGCACGGGCGGGCCGATCACCGATGGACTCGCCGCGCGGCTGCGCTCGGACTTGACCTTCCTTGCCGACCTTCGGCCGCTGATCGCGATCCTGATGTGGGAGCGCGGCCGGGCGCCGCAGGTGGCCGAGACGGTCCAGAAGATGATGATGGACCGCGGCGTCGAGATGGGCGTGGCCGACCTGCTGTTCGGCGACCCGACCCCGTTGGTGGCCGAGGATCCGGCGGCCGCGGCCGCGGTGATGCAGTCGGCGATGATCGGCTACTTCGTCGCCGCGGACTACTTCGGCGTCCCGCCCGCCGGGGTGGACGCCCGACGCTTCACCGACACCCTCGCCAAGCTGCTGACCCGACATCCTGGTCGCGAATCCGCGTAA
- a CDS encoding glycoside hydrolase family 76 protein, with protein sequence MTRGTEYAEGAAERCPQLWAARAAVAEQGVLARHLRRLWAVPGTRLGVATWPSTPGHRLLLSWNYWWQAHLLDCLIDAQLRAPSPVRLRTIRQHIRGVHVRNLGKWTNEYYDDIAWMGLALLRASDELGIDTEKALDAITAQIRGGWTDHGGGGIWWRRHDTLKNVPANGPAAILLARFAQDRADRQRARSMTDWMDEYLLDDTTGLVWDGLYVHSDGEVRERVEVVYTYCQGVFLGACVELAADDPSGEWTERAERTVRAVAGHLAVDGVLPGRAGGDGGLFAGILARYLALSAIRLPQAAGDLAARMVITTAEETWRNRGVARSGPLFGDEPVVPAITPRGRRDRRVERDLSVQLSGWMFMEAAALLEGHANMAP encoded by the coding sequence GTGACCCGGGGTACGGAGTACGCGGAGGGCGCTGCCGAGCGGTGCCCTCAGTTGTGGGCGGCCCGCGCCGCCGTGGCCGAGCAAGGTGTCCTCGCTCGGCACCTGCGCAGACTGTGGGCCGTCCCCGGCACCCGCCTCGGCGTCGCGACCTGGCCGTCAACCCCAGGCCACCGCCTGCTGCTGAGCTGGAACTACTGGTGGCAGGCCCACCTGCTCGACTGCCTCATCGACGCCCAACTCCGCGCGCCGAGCCCGGTCCGGCTGCGGACGATCCGCCAGCACATCCGCGGCGTCCACGTGCGCAACCTGGGCAAGTGGACCAACGAGTACTACGACGACATCGCCTGGATGGGCTTGGCCCTGCTGCGCGCCTCCGACGAACTGGGCATCGATACCGAGAAGGCACTCGACGCGATCACCGCCCAGATCCGCGGCGGCTGGACCGACCACGGCGGCGGCGGCATCTGGTGGCGCCGCCACGACACCCTCAAGAACGTCCCGGCCAACGGCCCCGCCGCCATCCTGCTGGCCCGCTTCGCCCAGGACCGCGCCGACCGCCAGCGGGCCCGCTCGATGACCGACTGGATGGACGAGTACCTGCTCGACGACACCACCGGCCTGGTCTGGGACGGCCTCTACGTCCACTCCGACGGCGAGGTCCGCGAACGCGTCGAGGTCGTCTACACCTACTGCCAGGGCGTTTTCCTCGGCGCCTGCGTCGAACTGGCCGCCGACGACCCGTCCGGCGAGTGGACCGAGCGGGCCGAGCGCACGGTCCGGGCCGTGGCGGGCCACCTGGCCGTCGACGGCGTCCTCCCCGGCCGCGCGGGCGGCGACGGCGGCCTGTTCGCCGGGATCCTCGCCCGCTACCTGGCGCTGTCGGCGATCCGCCTGCCACAGGCCGCGGGCGACCTGGCCGCGCGCATGGTGATCACCACCGCCGAGGAGACCTGGCGCAACCGCGGCGTGGCCCGCAGCGGCCCGCTGTTCGGCGACGAGCCGGTCGTCCCCGCGATCACCCCACGGGGCAGGCGCGACCGGCGCGTCGAGCGCGACCTTTCGGTCCAGCTGTCCGGCTGGATGTTCATGGAAGCCGCCGCGCTGCTGGAAGGTCATGCCAACATGGCGCCATGA
- a CDS encoding LacI family DNA-binding transcriptional regulator → MDDVAKLAGVSISTVSHVVNETRAVAVSTRARVLAAIESTGYTGNAIARSLVTGGTKSIGVAMSLLANPHLAELIHAIEAEATRAGYTILLGDTLDSPDGERDAVRKLQARRVDGMLLTPAPGDTATLEQLARTGVPAVLVDRVSHKVKLDQVGPENIQSTSALVSHLAAAGHRRIAFISGVEWMVASEERTLGYRLGLGRAGLRWDSNLVAGGGASHEDGVLALRRLLTVPERPTAVITGNGAMTAGAVREATAHGLRIGEDLAIVGHDEVEWAELVRPSITTMAHPVDEIGRTAVRLLLDRLNDREHAPRTVLLPPRLIHRESCGCDRTAASG, encoded by the coding sequence ATGGACGACGTCGCGAAGCTCGCGGGCGTGTCGATCAGCACCGTCTCACATGTGGTCAACGAGACCCGCGCGGTCGCGGTCAGCACGCGCGCCAGAGTGCTGGCGGCGATCGAGTCGACCGGGTACACCGGCAACGCCATCGCCCGGTCGCTGGTCACCGGCGGCACCAAGTCCATCGGCGTTGCCATGTCGCTGCTGGCCAATCCGCACCTGGCCGAGCTGATCCACGCGATCGAGGCCGAGGCCACCAGGGCCGGGTACACCATCCTGCTCGGCGACACCCTCGACTCGCCCGACGGCGAGCGCGACGCGGTGCGCAAGCTGCAGGCCCGCCGGGTCGACGGCATGCTGCTCACCCCGGCCCCCGGCGACACCGCCACGCTTGAGCAGCTCGCCCGCACCGGCGTGCCCGCGGTGCTGGTCGACCGGGTGTCGCACAAGGTCAAGCTCGATCAGGTCGGCCCGGAGAACATCCAGTCGACCTCGGCGCTGGTCTCGCACCTGGCCGCGGCCGGGCACCGGCGGATCGCGTTCATCAGCGGCGTGGAGTGGATGGTCGCCAGCGAGGAGCGGACGCTGGGCTACCGGCTCGGCCTGGGCCGCGCGGGCCTGCGCTGGGACTCCAACCTGGTCGCGGGCGGCGGCGCGTCCCACGAGGACGGTGTGCTGGCGCTGCGCAGGCTGCTGACCGTGCCGGAGCGCCCGACCGCGGTGATCACCGGCAACGGCGCGATGACCGCGGGCGCGGTGCGGGAGGCCACGGCGCACGGGCTGCGGATCGGCGAGGACCTGGCGATCGTCGGCCACGACGAGGTCGAGTGGGCCGAGTTGGTGCGCCCGTCGATCACCACCATGGCGCACCCGGTGGACGAGATCGGCCGCACCGCCGTGCGGCTGCTGCTCGACCGCCTGAACGACCGTGAGCACGCGCCGCGCACCGTGCTGCTGCCGCCGCGGCTGATCCATCGGGAGTCGTGCGGGTGCGACCGGACGGCGGCGTCGGGGTAG
- a CDS encoding helix-turn-helix domain-containing protein, whose amino-acid sequence MDNLGYSLRAAREAAGLSLGAVAKKTHYSKSLLGHLETGVRPVRNEHVIAYSRALGVPVGSLFGEPDDPLRVAHEWLVNDQPARLHQDAGRRIGESLTQTLESRVIELRLLDDVIGGTDLHPLVAQELNDAKNVVSDGSYSEHIGRRLLKVVGELSQLAGWVTSDAGRHVAAERAYLSGVAAARDAGDTALAGQLLSSLSYQMANIGNPSDAALLARSAVKGAAQATPVVKTLLLERAAWAEARARNSDAARRILDEVDETYEERSDGIEEPHWVYWMNRSEIDVMAGRCLIELGHPAAAEPLLTAAIDSYTPEHAREVGLYLSWLAESYARSGEFDAARETLIRSKRASDSVNSARLDSRIQEVERLA is encoded by the coding sequence ATGGACAATCTGGGCTACTCGCTGCGGGCCGCACGCGAGGCGGCCGGCCTTAGCCTTGGAGCTGTGGCGAAGAAGACCCACTACTCCAAGTCACTTCTAGGCCATCTCGAAACCGGTGTGCGTCCGGTCAGAAACGAGCACGTCATCGCCTATTCGAGGGCGCTGGGCGTACCGGTTGGCAGCCTCTTCGGCGAACCCGATGATCCACTGAGGGTCGCTCATGAATGGCTGGTGAACGATCAGCCCGCCCGACTGCACCAAGACGCCGGGCGGCGCATTGGGGAAAGTCTGACCCAGACGCTTGAATCCAGAGTCATTGAGCTGCGCCTGCTTGACGACGTGATCGGCGGGACGGATCTGCACCCGCTAGTCGCCCAGGAGCTGAACGACGCGAAAAACGTCGTGTCCGATGGTTCATATAGCGAACACATTGGTCGCCGACTACTGAAGGTCGTCGGCGAGCTGTCGCAACTCGCGGGTTGGGTCACGAGCGATGCCGGAAGGCACGTCGCCGCCGAACGGGCATACCTGTCTGGCGTGGCCGCGGCTCGCGACGCTGGCGACACAGCGCTTGCCGGTCAGCTTCTGTCTTCGCTGAGCTACCAAATGGCCAATATCGGCAATCCCTCCGATGCGGCTCTGCTCGCTCGATCAGCGGTAAAGGGCGCGGCACAGGCGACTCCTGTTGTGAAGACCCTCCTACTTGAACGTGCGGCGTGGGCAGAAGCTCGCGCGCGGAACAGCGACGCCGCGCGACGCATCCTTGACGAGGTAGACGAAACCTACGAGGAGCGATCTGATGGAATCGAAGAACCGCACTGGGTCTACTGGATGAACCGCAGCGAGATCGACGTCATGGCCGGACGCTGTTTGATCGAACTCGGGCATCCGGCCGCTGCGGAACCATTGCTCACGGCCGCGATCGACTCGTATACGCCAGAACACGCACGAGAGGTTGGCCTGTACCTATCGTGGCTCGCAGAGTCCTACGCGCGCTCAGGCGAGTTCGACGCCGCGCGAGAAACGCTCATCCGCTCGAAGCGGGCCAGCGACTCAGTCAACTCAGCACGACTGGACAGTCGAATCCAGGAGGTCGAGCGGCTCGCCTGA
- the amcB gene encoding cyclophane-forming radical SAM peptide maturase AmcB, which produces MVIPLTMRSINQPEAADRWLLATPQTMIVQPTSLCPLACTYCYLPERHRKQEMTIETARALAEGIGAEWGIGKPLEIVWHGGEPLAVGCARFRELLAPFEDLRAAGRVVHRIQTGATLINDEWCGLFKDYDIDVGVSLDGPRFVNRHRVDRAGREMFDRILRGIECLKAHDIGFTTLAVVTEDSIPHAEELLKFFAELGCSWIGLNVEGKEAANVDGQPPALEQARSFWRDVFRWSAANPTMTIREVRSLFGFLGLASEIQSADGLHDPIPTVGWNGDVILLSPELLGVRSAEYEDFVAGNVRRESIASIVGRAAEIGYVREFMDGLNECKRTCEFWNYCQGAHAGNRYFEHGNFRATETLHCLTSFQAPVLALGDLMREGANE; this is translated from the coding sequence GTGGTCATCCCTCTAACCATGCGGAGCATCAATCAGCCTGAGGCGGCCGACAGGTGGCTGTTGGCGACGCCGCAGACCATGATCGTTCAGCCGACCAGTCTTTGCCCACTCGCTTGTACCTATTGCTACCTGCCGGAACGGCACCGGAAGCAGGAGATGACGATTGAGACCGCTCGCGCGCTGGCCGAGGGAATCGGCGCCGAGTGGGGAATCGGCAAGCCGCTGGAGATCGTGTGGCATGGGGGCGAGCCCCTAGCGGTTGGTTGCGCGAGATTCCGTGAGCTGCTGGCGCCTTTCGAGGATCTTCGAGCCGCAGGGCGGGTGGTGCACCGGATCCAGACCGGGGCGACGTTGATCAACGACGAGTGGTGCGGTCTGTTCAAGGACTACGACATCGACGTCGGCGTGAGCCTGGACGGCCCGCGGTTTGTCAACCGGCACCGTGTGGACCGGGCTGGCCGCGAGATGTTCGACCGGATCCTGAGGGGGATCGAGTGTCTCAAGGCGCACGACATTGGTTTCACAACCCTTGCCGTCGTTACGGAGGACAGCATCCCGCACGCAGAGGAACTGCTGAAATTCTTCGCCGAACTCGGCTGCTCGTGGATCGGCTTGAACGTCGAAGGCAAGGAGGCCGCCAACGTCGACGGTCAGCCGCCCGCCTTGGAGCAGGCTAGATCGTTTTGGCGCGACGTGTTTCGTTGGAGCGCCGCCAACCCGACGATGACGATCCGGGAGGTCCGAAGCCTCTTCGGGTTCCTCGGCTTGGCGTCGGAGATTCAGAGCGCGGACGGATTGCATGATCCCATTCCCACAGTCGGCTGGAATGGTGACGTGATTCTGCTGTCGCCGGAGCTTCTGGGTGTGCGCTCTGCCGAATATGAGGACTTCGTGGCGGGCAACGTGCGGCGCGAGTCGATCGCGTCCATCGTTGGACGCGCCGCGGAGATTGGTTACGTCCGCGAGTTCATGGATGGCCTGAACGAGTGCAAGCGGACGTGCGAGTTCTGGAACTACTGTCAGGGTGCTCACGCCGGAAACCGGTATTTCGAGCACGGGAATTTCCGTGCCACGGAAACACTCCACTGCCTGACGTCCTTCCAGGCGCCTGTCCTGGCGCTTGGCGATCTGATGAGAGAAGGAGCGAACGAATGA